One window of Magallana gigas chromosome 2, xbMagGiga1.1, whole genome shotgun sequence genomic DNA carries:
- the LOC105329862 gene encoding amyloid beta precursor protein binding family B member 2 isoform X2, producing MLKENKLLCKSAMMFYTTDHGYSNANMTHRRRNRTRKFNLNMSWYGTLYKRIKGSQKMWTLHHNPLHDPENTFLSFSNPNYRFEDQLKMKSSKLHKEAYHNDSNIYNEVDPSSMSLLDNKSVSDKYSNESEKQQLLGDLSVDSSSSSEEEETESENKELKQNMLKNEKNLMKKEEKNSQEGGKENGKKSTGFLEYYSMLESKAKEKSQSVSSDLDLELEWSGITSPVNQTKVKFDINSPDSGIHSDARSDDGSHVHGPVNEDIYSVVNKSSEPEGSEETTPTGDPPKEVVLPPGWEKCEDEEGAYYWHIKSGTIQREPPSPTTPDVKQTTLRSLSVKSTSSSGSTTNGSVPSSPSSVSSNTEEPLKAFEGHALQYAANSLQNMSAKLDAQSEPQKTEPHEKPVRFAVQSLGWVKIAEEDLTPERSSRAVNKCIVDLSFGRNDINDVVGRWGDGKDLYMDLDSDSLRLVDTQDFTTLNSQPIQSIRVWGVGRDNGRDFAYVARDKTTRKHMCHVFRCDTPARHIANTLRDICKKIMLERHIEQNAVVQRLSRPTDLPNLEKSNGQANGQKMSFQSLYNSISFPTPMEEPKKVIRCHYLGRERVSKPTGTDILNNAIESVYSRIPPEKWMFVDVAIAPSTLTITERGKPENKIDDCRIRFLSFMGIAMENSKLGGFIMHGAEDQFYAHIFHCEPSAGPLCKTIEAACKLRFQKYLDAHGIQTPTPTQKNKLETIGETFKAGVKASAVGVQSGVKASLHGVQSVFSLLKNKVKSDQT from the exons atgctTAAAGAAAATAAGCTGTTGTGCAAGAGTGCCATGATGTTTTACACAACAGACCATGGGTATAGCAATGCAAACATGACTCATCGCCGAAGAAACCGAacaagaaaatttaatttaaatatgtcTTGGTATGGAACTTTATACAAACGAATTAAAGGATCTCAGAAAATGTGGACTCTGCATCATAATCCATTGCATG ATCCAGAGAACACTTTCTTGAGTTTTTCCAACCCCAACTACCGATTTGAAGACCAGCTTAAGATGAAATCCAGTAAACTGCACAAAGAAGCATACCACAATGACTCGAACATCTACAATGAAGTTGATCCATCTTCCATGTCTCTGTTAGACAATAAATCTGTGTCGGATAAATACTCCAACGAAAGTGAGAAACAGCAACTGCTTGGTGATTTGTCTGTGGACAGTTCATCCTCTTCAGAGGAGGAAGAAACTGAAAGTGAAAACAAGGAGCTAAAGCAGAATATGttgaaaaatgagaaaaatctgATGAAGAAGGAGGAGAAGAATTCACAGGAAGGAGGCAAGGAGAACGGAAAGAAATCAACTGGATTCCTGGAGTATTACTCCATGCTGGAGAGCAAAGCCAAGGAGAAGTCGCAATCCGTCTCATCCGACCTGGATCTGGAATTGGAATGGAGTGGAATTACGTCTCCAGTCAACCAAACCAAAGTCAA GTTTGACATAAATTCACCTGACAGTGGAATCCATTCGGATGCGAGATCAGATGATGGGTCACATGTCCATGGACCAGTCAATGAGGACATCTACTCTGTCGTCAACAAGTCCTCGGAACCGGAGGGCTCGGAGGAAACGACGCCAACAGGG GATCCACCAAAAGAAGTGGTGCTGCCCCCTGGCTGGGAGAAGTGTGAAGACGAGGAGGGGGCATACTACTGGCACATCAAGAGCGGTACCATCCAGAGGGAGCCACCCTCCCCCACCACCCCTGATGTCAAACAAACCACACTCAGATCACTCTCCGTCAAGAGTACttca AGTTCGGGGTCCACCACTAACGGATCTGTTCCTTCCAGTCCCTCTAGTGTGTCCTCAAACACGGAGGAGCCACTGAAGGCGTTTGAGGGGCATGCTCTACAATATGCCGCTAATTCACTACAAAACAT GTCTGCAAAGTTAGATGCACAATCAGAACCACAAAAGACAGAACCCCACGAGAAGCCTGTGCGGTTTGCGGTCCAGTCGCTGGGCTGGGTCAAGATAGCAGAGGAAGACCTGACCCCAGAGAGGAGCAGTCGAGCGGTCAACAAGTGTATCGTGGACCTGTCGTTTGGCAGGAACGACATCAATGATGTTGTCGGCAGATGGGGAGAT GGTAAGGATCTGTACATGGACCTGGACAGTGACAGTCTGAGACTGGTGGACACCCAGGACTTCACCACCCTCAACTCCCAGCCCATACAGTCCATCAGGGTGTGGGGGGTGGGCAGGGACAATGGCAG GGATTTTGCGTATGTGGCTCGCGACAAGACAacaagaaaacacatgtgtcaTGTGTTCCGCTGTGACACTCCGGCCCGCCACATCGCCAACACCCTGAGGGATATCTGTAAGAAGATCATGCTGGAGCGCCACATTGAACAGAATGCAGTGGTGCAGCGGTTAAGTCGCCCCACCGACCTCCCCAACCTGGAGAAATCCAATGGACAGGCCAACGGACAGAAGATGTCCTTCCAAAGTCTGTACAACA GTATTTCCTTCCCAACTCCAATGGAGGAACCGAAAAAAGTCATCCGCTGTCACTACCTGGGGAGGGAGAGGGTCTCTAAACCTACAG GTACTGACATACTTAATAATGCAATAGAGTCGGTGTATAGCCGGATTCCTCCAGAGAAGTGGATGTTTGTGGATGTGGCTATCGCTCCCTCCACTCTCACCATCACAGAACGCGGG aagcCAGAAAACAAGATAGATGACTGTCGCATTCGCTTTCTGTCATTCATGGGAATCGCCATGGAGAATTCCAA ATTGGGAGGATTCATCATGCATGGAGCGGAGGACCAGTTTTACGCCCACATATTCCACTGTGAACCCTCAGCAGGTCCACTCTGTAAAACAATAGAGGCGGCTTGTAAG TTgcgatttcaaaaatatctggATGCACATGGAATTCAGACTCCCACCCCCACACAGAAAAACAAG TTGGAGACTATAGGGGAGACATTCAAGGCCGGGGTCAAGGCCAGTGCCGTGGGGGTTCAGTCGGGGGTCAAGGCCAGCCTACATGGAGTTCAGTCTGTGTTCAGTTTACTCAAAAATAAAGTGAAGTCTGACCAGACGTGA